A window of the Bradyrhizobium diazoefficiens genome harbors these coding sequences:
- a CDS encoding IS5 family transposase, with amino-acid sequence MHVIPLGWGARCAGRSEGIFSYVRLEQRVPADHPLRAIRDLVDAALRICRATLAGCTPAMTGHPFRRSGCCGRCCCKAFYTVRSERQLMEQLDYNLLFRWFVGLSIDDPVWDATVFCKNRDRLLDGDIAAKFFATVLNLPQVRGLLSSEHFSVDGTLIEAWASIKSFVPKDGDDPPSGKRSGRSQGRNAERDFHGEKRKNDTHSSTTDPDARLFRKGAGKEAKLCHMGHLMMENRNGLIVDARLTEANGTAERTTALDMIEDNARPGSTVGTDKNYRISMTKRKRIEEPFGWIKTVGGLRKPGIVAAAWSSGSSCSPPPPTISFAFRRCCQQRDESVWSAKHETKPQRNLRVRRRLPRIDWLIVTTHIRKIALRTHF; translated from the coding sequence ATGCATGTGATTCCTTTGGGCTGGGGAGCGCGATGCGCGGGGCGATCAGAAGGCATATTCAGTTACGTGCGGTTGGAGCAGCGCGTTCCGGCGGATCACCCACTGCGTGCGATCCGCGACCTGGTTGACGCGGCGCTGAGGATCTGTCGCGCGACTTTGGCAGGCTGTACACCCGCCATGACTGGCCATCCATTCCGCCGGAGCGGCTGTTGCGGGCGCTGCTGCTGCAAGGCGTTCTATACAGTGCGCTCGGAACGGCAGCTGATGGAGCAGCTCGATTACAATCTGTTGTTCCGCTGGTTCGTCGGTTTGTCGATTGACGATCCGGTGTGGGATGCGACCGTGTTCTGCAAGAACCGGGATCGGCTGCTCGACGGCGACATCGCGGCCAAGTTCTTTGCTACCGTGCTGAACCTGCCGCAGGTGCGTGGGCTCTTGTCCAGTGAGCACTTTTCGGTCGATGGCACGCTGATCGAGGCATGGGCCAGCATCAAGAGCTTCGTGCCAAAGGATGGCGACGATCCACCATCTGGCAAGCGATCGGGCCGCAGTCAGGGGCGCAATGCCGAGCGCGACTTCCATGGCGAGAAGCGCAAGAACGACACGCATTCCTCGACTACCGACCCTGACGCCCGCTTGTTCCGAAAGGGCGCGGGCAAGGAGGCCAAGCTCTGCCACATGGGGCATCTGATGATGGAGAACCGCAACGGGCTGATCGTCGACGCGCGCCTCACGGAGGCCAACGGTACGGCGGAGCGAACGACCGCCCTCGACATGATCGAGGACAACGCCAGGCCGGGCAGCACCGTGGGCACCGACAAGAACTATCGTATCAGCATGACCAAGCGCAAGCGAATCGAAGAACCATTCGGGTGGATCAAGACGGTCGGCGGTCTGCGCAAGCCCGGCATCGTGGCTGCGGCCTGGTCGAGTGGTTCTTCGTGCTCACCGCCGCCGCCTACAATCTCGTTCGCATTCCGAAGATGCTGCCAGCAACGTGACGAATCTGTCTGGAGCGCCAAACATGAGACAAAACCACAGCGAAACCTGCGCGTGCGGCGCCGTTTACCGCGCATCGATTGGCTCATCGTCACCACGCACATCAGGAAAATCGCCCTTCGCACCCATTTTTAG
- a CDS encoding acyl-CoA dehydrogenase family protein yields the protein MDFDYSEEQQLLKDSVERVMLDNYSFNDRCKYQAEKVGYSEAMWARYAELGLLALPFSEAHGGLGGGAIETMIVMEAFGKALILEPYFATVVLAGGILRQGASETQKAEMIPAIAEGRMKLAFAYAEPQSRYDLFDVQTQAKKDGDEWVLNGIKGLVLHGEAADRIIVSARTAGDTREKDGIGLFLVHSSAPGVARRGYPTQDGLRAAEFTLDNVRVQAADVIGDPAGAFPIITRVADEAIAALCAEAVGCFAVMQATTLEYLKTRKQFGTTIGSFQVLQHRAVDMLIELEQSRSMAMYATMMVSEDGAAERERAISAAKAQIGQSAKLIGQQSIQLHGGIGMTMEYSVGHYFKRATMLDKLLGDADHHMQRLAALGGLIGQEATPPGTPYVRTTD from the coding sequence GTGGACTTTGATTATTCCGAGGAGCAGCAACTCCTCAAGGATAGCGTCGAGCGAGTGATGCTCGACAACTACAGCTTCAACGATCGCTGTAAGTATCAGGCTGAAAAGGTCGGCTATAGCGAGGCGATGTGGGCGCGCTATGCTGAACTCGGGCTTCTGGCATTGCCGTTTTCCGAGGCGCATGGCGGCTTGGGCGGTGGCGCGATTGAGACAATGATCGTCATGGAGGCCTTCGGCAAGGCGCTGATCCTCGAACCCTATTTCGCGACCGTGGTGCTCGCCGGCGGCATCCTGCGGCAAGGAGCGAGCGAAACGCAAAAGGCCGAGATGATCCCGGCAATTGCGGAAGGCCGCATGAAGCTCGCCTTTGCCTATGCCGAACCACAGTCGCGCTACGATCTCTTCGACGTTCAAACGCAGGCGAAGAAGGACGGGGACGAGTGGGTTTTGAACGGCATCAAGGGGCTCGTCCTCCACGGCGAGGCGGCCGATAGGATCATCGTATCGGCGCGGACGGCCGGGGATACGCGGGAGAAGGATGGGATCGGCCTATTCCTGGTTCACAGTAGTGCGCCCGGTGTTGCCCGCCGCGGCTATCCAACACAGGACGGTCTGCGCGCGGCCGAGTTCACACTCGACAATGTGCGCGTCCAGGCAGCCGATGTCATCGGCGATCCGGCGGGTGCCTTCCCGATCATCACGCGGGTTGCAGACGAGGCGATCGCAGCGCTGTGCGCCGAAGCGGTCGGCTGCTTCGCGGTAATGCAAGCCACCACCCTTGAGTATCTGAAGACGCGCAAGCAGTTTGGCACGACGATAGGCTCATTCCAGGTGCTGCAGCACCGGGCGGTCGACATGTTGATCGAACTGGAGCAGTCGCGCTCCATGGCGATGTACGCCACGATGATGGTGAGCGAAGACGGCGCGGCCGAGCGCGAACGGGCGATCTCGGCGGCCAAGGCCCAGATCGGCCAGTCGGCCAAGCTGATCGGACAGCAGTCGATCCAGCTGCATGGCGGCATCGGCATGACGATGGAGTACAGCGTCGGCCACTATTTCAAGCGCGCGACCATGCTGGACAAGTTGCTCGGCGATGCAGACCACCACATGCAGCGGCTCGCCGCGCTCGGAGGACTCATCGGCCAAGAAGCGACTCCGCCTGGCACTCCTTACGTCCGTACCACCGACTGA
- a CDS encoding acyl-CoA dehydrogenase family protein — MDLSFTEDELAFRDEVRAFLRSAVAADIREKLIAGRQPSKNDKLRWTKILAEKGWSVPHWPVEYGGTGWSPVKQYIFAEEISQTPAPEPAGSGYDLGGPVIYTFGSEALKKRFLPRIATLEDWWAQGFSEPGAGSDLAALSTRAVRDGDHYIVNGQKTWTTGAQYADWIFCLVRTDPTAKKKQQGISFMLIDLKSPGVTVRPIELIDGGYEVCEVFFQDVRVPAENLVGEENRGWDYAKFLLGNERYNITYVGISKLRMGRIKELAARTRVGGERLIDQADFRKRVASIEVQLKALEMTQLRVVSNRSKRQKGTADPAGSILKIKGSEIQQAIAELLLDVVGPYALPYQSDEEIERKELPIGPDWAAPIAPAYFNVRKVPIYGGSDEIQKNIIAKVILGL; from the coding sequence ATGGATCTGAGCTTTACCGAAGATGAACTCGCCTTCAGAGACGAGGTCAGGGCTTTTCTCCGCTCCGCAGTGGCTGCCGACATCCGGGAGAAGCTCATCGCAGGCAGACAGCCCAGCAAGAACGACAAGCTGCGTTGGACAAAGATCCTCGCCGAGAAGGGCTGGAGCGTGCCGCACTGGCCGGTCGAATATGGCGGCACGGGCTGGAGCCCGGTAAAGCAGTACATCTTCGCTGAGGAGATCAGCCAGACGCCGGCGCCCGAACCGGCCGGCAGCGGCTACGACCTGGGCGGTCCCGTCATCTACACCTTCGGCAGTGAGGCGCTGAAGAAGCGATTCTTGCCGCGAATCGCCACGCTCGAGGACTGGTGGGCACAAGGCTTCTCCGAGCCTGGAGCCGGATCCGACCTCGCCGCGCTCAGCACGAGGGCGGTGCGAGATGGCGACCACTATATTGTCAACGGGCAGAAGACCTGGACCACGGGCGCACAGTATGCCGACTGGATCTTTTGCCTGGTGCGCACAGATCCGACAGCGAAGAAGAAGCAGCAGGGCATCTCCTTTATGCTGATCGATCTGAAGTCTCCTGGCGTAACGGTGCGTCCGATCGAGCTGATCGACGGCGGCTATGAGGTTTGCGAAGTGTTCTTCCAGGACGTCCGCGTTCCGGCCGAGAACCTCGTGGGTGAAGAGAACCGCGGCTGGGACTACGCCAAGTTCCTCCTGGGCAACGAACGCTACAACATCACCTACGTGGGTATTTCCAAGTTGCGGATGGGCCGCATCAAGGAGCTTGCTGCGCGCACGCGGGTTGGAGGCGAGCGGCTGATCGACCAGGCGGATTTCCGCAAGCGGGTGGCTAGCATCGAGGTCCAGCTGAAGGCGCTGGAGATGACGCAGCTTCGGGTTGTTTCCAACAGATCGAAACGGCAGAAGGGAACGGCGGACCCGGCGGGCTCGATTCTGAAGATCAAGGGCTCGGAAATCCAGCAGGCGATTGCGGAGCTTCTGCTGGACGTGGTCGGCCCCTACGCGTTGCCGTATCAGTCGGACGAGGAGATCGAGCGCAAGGAATTGCCGATCGGGCCCGATTGGGCCGCACCCATTGCGCCCGCTTATTTCAACGTGCGCAAAGTGCCGATCTACGGAGGCTCCGACGAGATCCAGAAGAACATCATCGCCAAGGTGATCCTAGGCCTGTGA
- a CDS encoding acetate--CoA ligase family protein, producing the protein MTAHSNLRSVHAIDRLFRAESVAIVGASPKGGYVTSILKNLKKWGFSGKLATVNPRYEQIEGTPCFPSLTAVPFPVGLAVIGIRSDGIQAVLDDCEAAQVRAIEIISSDFAEVGGEGVARQHRLVQWSERSGVPIVGPNCVGLMSAANGLIALAMACQPSSLKAGGVSLVLQSGMLSTGLLMPLAARGIGIGKLITTGNEACLDAADFIDYLADDQHTRVIACYCEQIKRPLEFIKACERAADKNKPIVMIKIGRSEAARNGALAHTGSVAGSDVAIDAVLKKLGVVRVDTPDELIETAAALSTTKRPRGRRVAFVSSSGAAVNLLSDLAEPCGIEFSPLPPAVKTRLDAIVPEYGSVSNPVDLTGQSFHDERITDESLQLLATSGAYDVVVWGNDFASSIDMGTITGQALKRAAHAAPEVVFPVMSFAGGQFYPERDPQNPMLEPRAEFDGMPFLQGVGPGLKALSALIGYAEFQRTRKPGNRLSAHRGQRSACYAEAVRILREAKGDVLREGKRLLALYGIPVTREALATDAKQAARVAEDLGFPVAMKVESADIVHKTDVGGVALNISSSEQAAATFEQIVGSVRSRCPEANIAGALVQEMATPGVGMMLGATFDPQFGPVIVFGLGGIWVEALKDVRALMPPFDAAEVKAELGRLRGASVLRGARGGAKPDLEAFADCIVKFSTLCSDLADEIGEIDVNPIILAAGGAGLTAVDCLITRKTPQKV; encoded by the coding sequence ATGACCGCACATTCCAATTTGCGATCGGTCCACGCGATCGACCGCCTTTTCCGAGCGGAGTCCGTCGCGATTGTGGGAGCTTCCCCTAAGGGAGGCTATGTCACGAGCATCCTCAAGAACCTTAAGAAATGGGGCTTCTCGGGCAAGCTCGCGACCGTGAACCCGCGTTACGAGCAGATTGAGGGCACGCCTTGCTTTCCGAGCCTGACGGCCGTCCCCTTTCCGGTCGGCCTTGCCGTGATCGGCATCCGTAGTGACGGCATTCAGGCCGTGCTCGACGATTGCGAAGCCGCCCAGGTCAGAGCGATCGAAATCATCTCGAGTGACTTTGCCGAAGTGGGCGGCGAAGGCGTCGCGAGGCAGCACCGGCTCGTGCAATGGTCCGAACGGTCGGGCGTCCCCATTGTCGGCCCGAACTGCGTTGGGTTGATGAGCGCTGCCAACGGTCTGATCGCATTGGCAATGGCATGCCAACCTTCGAGCCTAAAGGCGGGCGGGGTCAGTCTTGTGCTGCAAAGCGGCATGCTTTCTACCGGGCTCCTCATGCCGCTAGCGGCCCGGGGGATCGGAATTGGGAAACTCATCACGACCGGCAATGAAGCCTGCTTGGATGCGGCGGATTTCATTGACTACCTCGCTGACGACCAGCACACGCGCGTGATCGCTTGCTACTGCGAACAGATCAAGCGTCCTCTAGAATTTATCAAGGCCTGCGAGCGCGCGGCGGACAAAAACAAGCCGATCGTCATGATCAAGATCGGCCGCTCCGAAGCTGCGCGCAACGGTGCTTTGGCTCATACTGGCTCTGTGGCGGGCTCGGACGTGGCAATCGACGCCGTGCTGAAGAAGCTGGGCGTAGTTCGGGTCGACACGCCCGATGAGCTCATCGAGACCGCGGCAGCACTGTCGACTACCAAGCGGCCTCGCGGTCGGCGCGTCGCCTTTGTGTCCTCGTCCGGTGCCGCAGTCAATCTGCTGTCCGACCTTGCCGAGCCTTGTGGCATAGAATTCTCACCCCTGCCTCCGGCGGTGAAGACGCGGCTCGATGCCATAGTGCCCGAGTACGGCAGCGTCAGCAATCCGGTCGATCTCACTGGGCAGAGCTTCCACGATGAGCGCATCACCGACGAATCCCTGCAATTGCTCGCCACTTCTGGTGCTTATGACGTGGTCGTTTGGGGCAACGACTTCGCTTCGTCCATTGATATGGGCACGATCACTGGCCAAGCATTGAAGCGCGCCGCTCATGCGGCGCCGGAGGTGGTCTTCCCGGTGATGAGCTTTGCGGGCGGTCAATTTTACCCCGAGCGCGACCCACAAAACCCAATGCTTGAGCCTCGAGCCGAATTCGATGGCATGCCCTTCCTGCAAGGTGTGGGCCCGGGACTGAAGGCGCTCTCCGCACTGATCGGATATGCCGAGTTCCAGCGCACGCGCAAACCCGGCAATCGCCTGTCCGCGCACCGCGGCCAGCGCAGCGCCTGCTATGCGGAGGCGGTGCGCATCCTGCGCGAGGCCAAGGGCGACGTGCTGCGGGAGGGCAAGCGCTTGCTTGCGCTCTATGGCATCCCCGTCACTCGCGAAGCGCTGGCGACGGATGCGAAGCAGGCGGCGCGCGTCGCTGAGGATCTCGGCTTTCCTGTGGCGATGAAGGTCGAGTCAGCGGACATAGTGCACAAGACCGATGTCGGCGGCGTCGCGCTGAACATCTCCTCGTCCGAGCAGGCTGCCGCAACGTTCGAACAGATCGTGGGCTCGGTGCGATCGCGATGTCCCGAAGCGAACATCGCCGGCGCGCTGGTGCAGGAGATGGCCACACCCGGCGTCGGAATGATGCTGGGCGCGACGTTCGACCCGCAATTCGGGCCGGTGATCGTCTTCGGCCTAGGCGGCATCTGGGTGGAGGCGCTGAAGGACGTGCGTGCGCTGATGCCGCCCTTCGATGCGGCCGAAGTCAAGGCGGAGCTTGGGCGACTGCGCGGCGCGAGCGTTCTGCGGGGCGCGCGGGGCGGGGCAAAGCCGGACCTGGAGGCCTTTGCCGATTGCATCGTCAAGTTCAGCACGCTCTGCAGCGATCTTGCCGACGAGATCGGAGAGATCGACGTCAATCCCATCATCCTTGCCGCCGGTGGTGCCGGACTGACCGCGGTCGACTGCCTCATCACCAGGAAAACGCCGCAGAAAGTTTGA
- a CDS encoding TauD/TfdA dioxygenase family protein has product MTETALIDGANIVRCTARIGAEIRNIKLSGDLSSRTIGAINSLLLEHKVIFFRDQGHLDDAEQERFAVRLGKLVPHPTLHVTEGTASILNIDSTRGGRRSDLWHVDVSFVEAYPKIAVLRGVVIPPIGGDTIWSNTAAAYLDLPPPLQRLADELWAVHSNAYDYTVMPRISEAEKKFVDEIYAKTIYETEHPVVRVHPETGERTLVLGDLVKGFVDIPKYDGNRLFDLFQFHITAPENTVRWSWREGDVAIWDNRATQHYAVKDYDQHRVVRRATIDGDVPVSVDGRRSVMRRPSNSRP; this is encoded by the coding sequence ATGACTGAAACGGCTTTGATCGATGGTGCTAACATCGTCAGATGCACAGCGCGCATCGGCGCTGAAATCAGAAACATCAAGCTGTCGGGCGATTTATCGAGTCGGACGATCGGTGCGATCAACAGCTTGCTGCTCGAGCATAAGGTCATCTTCTTCCGGGACCAGGGTCATCTAGACGACGCCGAGCAAGAGCGCTTTGCTGTTCGTCTGGGAAAGCTCGTGCCACATCCGACGCTCCATGTGACAGAGGGGACGGCGTCGATTCTCAACATTGACTCCACCCGCGGTGGCAGGCGGTCCGATCTGTGGCATGTTGATGTGAGTTTCGTTGAAGCCTATCCCAAAATTGCCGTGCTGCGGGGGGTTGTGATCCCGCCAATCGGCGGCGATACGATTTGGTCAAATACGGCAGCTGCATATCTCGACCTACCGCCGCCGCTGCAACGGCTTGCGGACGAGCTATGGGCCGTTCACAGCAACGCCTACGACTATACCGTAATGCCGCGTATCAGCGAGGCTGAAAAGAAGTTTGTTGATGAGATCTACGCCAAAACGATCTATGAGACCGAGCATCCGGTTGTGCGTGTCCACCCCGAGACCGGGGAGCGTACGCTGGTCCTCGGCGATTTGGTGAAGGGCTTCGTTGATATCCCGAAATATGATGGCAATAGACTCTTCGATCTGTTCCAGTTTCACATCACCGCGCCCGAAAATACCGTGCGCTGGAGCTGGAGGGAGGGCGATGTTGCGATCTGGGACAACCGCGCGACCCAACATTATGCGGTCAAGGATTACGACCAGCATCGCGTTGTTCGTCGTGCCACCATTGATGGCGACGTGCCCGTCAGCGTCGACGGCCGGCGCAGCGTAATGCGAAGACCATCAAACAGCCGCCCGTGA
- a CDS encoding reverse transcriptase domain-containing protein — protein MLKLIRAFLNAGVLEDGLVRPVNEGTPQGGPLSPFLSNVVLDDLGKQLARRGHRFCCYAMIATSTFAPTTTAKG, from the coding sequence GTGCTCAAACTTATCCGGGCATTCCTGAATGCCGGCGTGTTGGAAGATGGTTTGGTCCGACCGGTGAACGAAGGGACCCCGCAAGGCGGTCCGCTCTCGCCCTTCCTCAGCAATGTCGTGCTCGACGATCTCGGCAAGCAATTGGCTCGACGTGGTCACCGGTTCTGCTGTTACGCGATGATTGCAACATCTACGTTCGCACCCACCACGACGGCGAAAGGGTGA
- a CDS encoding DUF2520 domain-containing protein codes for MRALLPLAKGTLSSIESAGIANGMAGPVSRGDVGSIEKHVAALSKLPPDVMEFYRIVCDRTVGLGINCGTIDEEKAARLRRILSAP; via the coding sequence GTGCGCGCGCTATTGCCGCTGGCAAAGGGCACATTGTCGTCGATAGAGTCGGCAGGCATCGCCAATGGCATGGCCGGTCCGGTGTCGCGTGGAGACGTTGGCAGCATCGAGAAGCATGTCGCGGCGCTGTCGAAATTGCCGCCGGACGTGATGGAATTCTACCGGATCGTCTGCGATCGAACAGTTGGGCTCGGCATCAACTGCGGAACCATTGATGAAGAAAAGGCTGCGCGCCTTCGCAGGATCCTGTCCGCCCCCTAA
- a CDS encoding class I SAM-dependent methyltransferase produces MQVSNRRSFKSFSEVAELYPGRPSYSRRILRMLIDQVKSLTESPTFGDIGAGTGAIAYSLADMGLSGYAVEPDSQMVAVGQRLGQTYPGVSWINASGECTGLADDSLDWVCYSTSFHLANTREALRESMRILRPRGFFTITLHLPDYETDPFQLEIEKKIRDIAPAIERAITPVIGQMRTYEALLNQYPGLGNCISLDATEAVSMTEAQYIEFLSGARDIPSQVPPEVWHSILQMAAETFRRSEPASLRFRSTAWHAQCG; encoded by the coding sequence ATGCAAGTGTCTAATAGGCGTTCCTTTAAAAGCTTTTCCGAAGTAGCAGAGCTTTATCCGGGGCGCCCATCCTATTCACGGCGAATCCTTCGGATGCTTATTGACCAAGTGAAGAGCCTAACCGAGAGCCCAACTTTTGGGGATATCGGCGCGGGTACAGGCGCGATCGCCTATTCCTTGGCCGACATGGGCCTTTCTGGCTATGCAGTCGAACCTGATAGTCAGATGGTTGCGGTCGGCCAAAGGCTCGGTCAAACTTATCCCGGCGTATCTTGGATCAATGCGTCGGGAGAATGCACGGGTCTGGCCGACGATTCGCTAGACTGGGTTTGCTACAGCACGTCGTTCCATTTGGCGAACACACGCGAAGCGCTTCGCGAAAGCATGCGAATTTTACGGCCTCGCGGGTTCTTCACGATAACACTCCACCTTCCGGATTATGAGACGGATCCCTTTCAACTCGAGATCGAAAAGAAGATACGCGACATTGCACCGGCTATTGAACGGGCGATTACTCCAGTCATCGGTCAGATGAGAACCTACGAGGCCCTTCTCAACCAATATCCCGGCCTCGGGAACTGCATTTCTCTCGACGCGACCGAGGCAGTTTCTATGACCGAGGCTCAATATATCGAGTTCTTGAGTGGTGCACGTGACATCCCAAGTCAGGTCCCTCCCGAAGTTTGGCACTCCATCTTGCAGATGGCCGCGGAGACGTTTCGACGGAGTGAGCCGGCCAGTCTGCGGTTCCGTTCTACGGCATGGCATGCTCAATGTGGGTGA
- a CDS encoding NAD(P)H-dependent flavin oxidoreductase: MFHVSGVDLVTTVCRSGAIGAFPTANARSVEELEHWLIRIEHDLAKLDQPAAPYCPNLIVRETRFKDDLACLIRHRVEIVITSVGSPTAAISPLHEIGCLVFAGIASLRHAERAIKAGADGLILLTAGAGGHTGWVNPFTFVRSVRAMFDGPIVVAGGVTDGVSLAAARLLGCELACMGTCFIATHESMASDAYRQMLVDSTLDDVMLTRAFSGLGANMLRPSIVVAGLDPSKLDEAVSEARAKEQFGGKTSEGPRRWIDIWSAGHSVSGVRSIMGAAELVKELARQYEEAVASWV; the protein is encoded by the coding sequence ATGTTCCATGTCTCTGGGGTAGATCTTGTGACTACTGTCTGCCGGTCGGGAGCGATCGGCGCTTTCCCCACAGCCAACGCCCGATCGGTTGAGGAGCTCGAGCATTGGCTAATCCGGATTGAGCATGATCTCGCTAAGCTCGATCAGCCAGCTGCCCCTTACTGCCCGAATCTCATTGTCCGCGAAACACGGTTCAAGGATGATCTTGCCTGCCTCATACGCCACAGAGTCGAGATTGTGATCACCAGTGTGGGGTCGCCCACGGCGGCCATCAGTCCGCTGCACGAAATCGGTTGTCTCGTGTTCGCCGGCATCGCGTCTCTGCGTCATGCGGAAAGGGCAATCAAAGCCGGTGCGGATGGCTTGATTCTGCTCACCGCCGGGGCTGGGGGCCATACCGGTTGGGTTAATCCGTTTACTTTTGTTCGCTCGGTTCGCGCCATGTTCGATGGTCCAATCGTAGTTGCGGGTGGTGTCACCGACGGCGTCTCGCTCGCGGCAGCGCGCTTGCTCGGGTGCGAGCTCGCTTGCATGGGTACTTGCTTCATTGCCACGCACGAGAGCATGGCGAGTGATGCTTATCGTCAGATGTTGGTCGACAGCACGCTTGATGACGTCATGCTGACCAGGGCTTTCTCGGGGTTAGGTGCCAACATGCTGCGGCCTTCAATAGTAGTGGCCGGTCTCGACCCCTCAAAACTCGACGAGGCTGTGTCTGAGGCACGTGCGAAGGAACAATTTGGCGGCAAAACTTCCGAAGGACCGCGGCGCTGGATCGATATCTGGAGTGCTGGTCATTCAGTTTCAGGCGTGCGCTCCATCATGGGCGCCGCCGAGCTCGTGAAGGAACTCGCGAGGCAATATGAAGAGGCTGTGGCGAGCTGGGTCTGA
- a CDS encoding crotonase/enoyl-CoA hydratase family protein, giving the protein MAYETIKCELAEQILTVALNRPEKLNAFTNIMQRELIDAFDRADNDDAIRVIIVTGEGRAFCAGADLSLGTDAFQGHARRGPAKRLPDGAVDYSDPKFRDAHGQLTLRIFNCVKPVIAAVNGPAVGVGATMQLAMDIRIASEAARFGFVFSQRGIVPDAASSWFLPRIVGVAQALEWCYSGRVFPAQEALAGRLVSKVVPPDLLVPTARALARDIIEKTPPVSIALVRHMMWRMLGADDPMEAHKIDSRVSYALGRSADAKEGIMAFLEKRPPVFTGKVSADMPDCFPWWTEREYK; this is encoded by the coding sequence ATGGCTTATGAAACAATTAAATGTGAGCTCGCGGAGCAGATCCTCACCGTCGCGTTGAACAGGCCGGAGAAGCTCAATGCCTTCACCAACATAATGCAACGGGAGCTGATCGATGCATTCGACCGCGCCGACAATGACGACGCGATCCGCGTCATCATCGTGACCGGCGAGGGCCGTGCCTTTTGCGCGGGCGCCGATCTTTCCTTGGGCACCGACGCATTTCAGGGACACGCGCGACGCGGACCAGCGAAACGGCTGCCTGATGGCGCAGTGGATTACAGCGATCCGAAATTCCGCGACGCCCACGGTCAACTCACGCTGCGGATATTCAATTGCGTGAAGCCCGTAATCGCCGCGGTGAATGGGCCGGCGGTCGGTGTCGGAGCCACCATGCAGCTGGCGATGGATATCCGCATTGCGTCTGAAGCCGCGCGTTTTGGTTTTGTGTTCTCTCAGCGCGGCATTGTGCCTGACGCGGCCTCCAGCTGGTTCCTGCCGCGGATCGTAGGCGTCGCGCAGGCGCTGGAATGGTGCTATAGTGGTCGGGTCTTCCCGGCACAGGAAGCGCTTGCCGGTCGGCTCGTCAGCAAGGTGGTGCCGCCCGATCTACTTGTGCCCACAGCGCGTGCACTCGCCCGCGACATTATTGAGAAGACCCCACCCGTGTCCATTGCCCTAGTCCGGCACATGATGTGGCGCATGCTGGGCGCCGATGACCCTATGGAAGCCCATAAGATCGACAGCCGCGTGAGCTATGCGCTCGGCCGTTCTGCCGACGCCAAGGAAGGCATAATGGCATTCCTGGAGAAGCGGCCCCCAGTGTTCACGGGTAAGGTGTCGGCCGACATGCCGGATTGTTTTCCATGGTGGACCGAGCGGGAGTACAAGTAA